Proteins from one Caulobacter sp. 73W genomic window:
- the acs gene encoding acetate--CoA ligase, protein MDKAAYEAAVARVEADPQGFWRDVAGRLDWIKAPTRIKDVSFDKDDFRIRWFEDGVLNVSANCIDRHLATRGDETAILFEGDEPGTGGKLTYRELHVETCRMANILKSLGVSKGDRVTIYLPMVPVAAVAMLACARIGAVHSVVFGGFSPDSIAGRIEDCGSKVVITADEGCRGGKRIPLKANVDRALEQVAVDKVLMVRLTGKDVPVIAGRDVIYDELKDGVAADCAPEPMNAEDPLFILYTSGSTGKPKGVLHTTGGYLTWVAWTHELVFDYRPGEVFWCTADVGWVTGHSYVVYGPLANGGVTLIFEGVPNYPTPARFWEVVDRHKVEIFYTAPTALRALMREGDHFVTASSRKSLRLLGSVGEPINPEAWLWYHRLVGESRLPIVDTWWQTETGGVLISPLPGATDLKPGSATKPMPGVKPQLVDAEGGVLDGAISGNLVLTDSWPGQMRTVFGDHQRFIDTYFSTYPGKYFTGDGARRDADGYYWITGRVDDVINVSGHRLGTAEIESTLVGHSGVTEAAVVGYPHDIKGQGIYAYVTLHQGIEATEELRKELIAWVRAEIGPFATLDAVQWAPGLPKTRSGKIMRRILRKIAENETGALGDTSTLADPSVVDDLVRNRANV, encoded by the coding sequence ATGGACAAGGCCGCCTACGAGGCCGCCGTCGCCCGCGTCGAGGCCGACCCGCAAGGCTTCTGGCGCGACGTCGCCGGACGGCTGGACTGGATCAAGGCGCCCACCAGGATCAAGGACGTCTCCTTCGACAAGGACGACTTCCGCATCCGCTGGTTCGAGGACGGGGTCCTGAACGTCAGCGCCAACTGCATCGACCGCCACCTGGCGACGCGCGGCGATGAGACCGCGATCCTCTTCGAAGGGGACGAACCCGGGACCGGCGGCAAGCTGACCTATCGCGAGCTGCACGTCGAGACGTGCCGCATGGCCAACATCCTGAAGTCGCTGGGCGTCAGCAAGGGCGACCGGGTCACCATCTACCTGCCCATGGTTCCTGTCGCCGCCGTGGCCATGCTGGCCTGCGCCCGCATCGGGGCGGTGCATTCGGTGGTGTTCGGCGGCTTCTCCCCCGACAGCATCGCCGGGCGGATCGAGGACTGCGGCTCCAAGGTGGTCATCACCGCCGACGAAGGCTGCCGCGGCGGCAAGCGCATTCCGCTGAAGGCCAATGTCGACAGAGCCCTGGAGCAGGTCGCGGTCGACAAGGTGCTGATGGTCCGCCTGACCGGCAAGGACGTTCCCGTCATCGCCGGCCGCGACGTGATCTATGACGAGCTGAAGGACGGCGTCGCGGCGGATTGCGCGCCGGAACCGATGAACGCCGAGGACCCGCTGTTCATCCTCTACACCTCAGGCTCCACCGGAAAGCCCAAGGGCGTGCTGCACACCACCGGCGGCTACCTGACCTGGGTCGCCTGGACCCATGAGCTTGTCTTCGATTACCGACCAGGAGAAGTCTTCTGGTGCACGGCCGATGTGGGCTGGGTCACCGGCCACAGCTATGTCGTCTATGGCCCCCTGGCCAACGGCGGCGTGACCCTGATCTTCGAAGGCGTGCCCAACTATCCGACCCCCGCCCGCTTCTGGGAGGTGGTGGACCGCCACAAGGTCGAGATCTTCTACACCGCCCCTACCGCCCTGCGCGCCCTGATGCGGGAGGGCGATCACTTCGTCACCGCCTCGTCGCGCAAGAGTCTGCGCCTGCTGGGCAGCGTGGGCGAGCCCATCAATCCGGAAGCCTGGCTCTGGTATCACCGCTTGGTGGGCGAGAGCCGCCTGCCCATCGTCGACACCTGGTGGCAGACCGAGACCGGCGGCGTGCTGATCTCGCCCCTGCCCGGCGCCACCGACCTGAAGCCCGGCTCGGCCACCAAGCCCATGCCGGGCGTGAAGCCGCAGCTGGTCGACGCCGAGGGCGGCGTTCTGGACGGCGCGATCAGCGGCAACCTGGTCCTGACCGACAGCTGGCCCGGCCAGATGCGCACGGTGTTCGGCGACCACCAGCGCTTCATCGACACCTATTTCAGCACCTATCCTGGCAAGTACTTCACCGGCGACGGCGCCCGCCGGGACGCCGACGGCTACTACTGGATCACCGGGCGGGTGGACGACGTCATCAACGTCTCCGGCCACCGCCTGGGCACGGCCGAGATCGAGTCTACCCTGGTCGGCCACTCGGGCGTCACCGAGGCGGCGGTCGTCGGCTATCCCCACGACATCAAGGGCCAGGGCATCTACGCCTATGTCACCCTGCACCAAGGGATCGAGGCCACCGAAGAGCTTCGCAAGGAGCTGATCGCCTGGGTCCGCGCCGAGATCGGCCCCTTCGCCACCCTCGACGCGGTTCAGTGGGCCCCCGGCCTGCCCAAGACGCG